TCGACCGCGACGGGCCCTGCCTCGTCTTCGCCAAGCGCACCGAGCGCGTCGGCACCCACAGGGGTCAGATCTCGTTCCCGGGGGGCGCCCTCGATCCCGCCGATCCCTCGCTCCTGGACACAGCACTCCGCGAGTCCGAGGAGGAGGTCGGCCTGCCGCGGCGGGCGGTGGAGCCGCTGGGCGCGCTCGACGACACCGAGACCGTCGCGACCCAGTTCGTCATCACGCCCTGGGTCGGCGTGGTCTGCGAGCCCGTCGTCTGGCGGCCGGACGGTGAGGAGATCGAGAAGGTCATCGAGGTGCCCTTCGCCGCGCTCGTGGAGCCCGCCAACGCGCGGGTCGAGCGCCGGGAGCGCGGGGGCGTCGTGCGCGAGGTGTACTTCTACGACTACGGGGGCGAGACGATCTGGGGCGCCACGGCGCGGATCGTCAAGGATTACCTCGACCTCGTGACGGGGGCGCCGTGAGCCACGGCACGCCGCCGACCTCGGCCGGGCTCTGCGCCCGTTGCCGCCACGCCAGGGCCGTCGCGTCCGCGAGAGGATCGACGTTCGTGCTGTGCGACCTCCACGCCACGGACGCTCGCTTCCCGAAGTATCCGCGCCTGCCGGTGGTTCGCTGCAGCGGGTTTGCCGAGCGGTCGACGTCGTCCGACGCGCCGCGCGGGGGCGGGACCGAGGCTCAGGGCCACCAGAGGTAGAGAAAGCGCGGACCCGCCCCGAGCATCGTCGCGAGCTGCAGGAGCGCCGCGTCGGGCCCCGACGCGGGCGCCTGCGCGCTCGCGTAGTAGGTCGCCCGGTACTCGCGCGGGCGGTGGTAGACGATGACACGCGCCTCGCCCACGCCGGCCGCGCGCCGCGCGGCCTCGATCGCGTCGGGCATGTAGCCCACGCGGTCCAGGAGCCCAAGCT
The window above is part of the Candidatus Methylomirabilota bacterium genome. Proteins encoded here:
- a CDS encoding CoA pyrophosphatase — its product is DRDGPCLVFAKRTERVGTHRGQISFPGGALDPADPSLLDTALRESEEEVGLPRRAVEPLGALDDTETVATQFVITPWVGVVCEPVVWRPDGEEIEKVIEVPFAALVEPANARVERRERGGVVREVYFYDYGGETIWGATARIVKDYLDLVTGAP